In Clostridiales bacterium, the genomic stretch GGTATACCGCCGAGGTATATACAACGGACATATCCGACGGCATAACGGTCGAGAAATTATAAGGAGCAATTGTTGATGAAAATTTTGGTAACAGGCGGCGCGGGATATATAGGCTCGCATACATGTGTAGAGCTTCTAAACAAGGGCTATGAAGTGGTCGTAATAGACAACTTGGATAACTCGTCGCCTAAGAGCATAGAGCGCGTAAAAAAGATAACCGGCAAAAATATATCCATGTATGAGGGCGACGTGCGTGACGCAACGCTTTTGGCCAGGATATTTACCGAGCATAAAATCGATTGGGTAATACATTTTGCAGGGTTAAAAGCTGTCGGCGAAAGCTGCGCGAAACCCATAGAATATTACAATAATAATCTTTACGGAACGCTTGTCTTGACGGATACTATGCGCAAGCACGGATGCAAAAAGATAGTGTTCTCGTCGTCCGCGACTGTTTACGGCGATCCCGAAGTGTTACCGCTCAACGAGGAGTGCAAGACGGGTGGAACGACCAATCCTTACGGAACGAGCAAGTATTTCCAAGAGATCATGCTTAACGATATATACAAGTCGGATAACGAGTGGACGATAGTATTATTACGCTATTTCAACCCCGTAGGCGCGCACGAGAGCGGACTTATAGGCGAGGATCCGCAGGGCATACCCAACAACCTTACGCCGTATATTGCGAAGGTGGCAATAGGCGAATTGAAAGAAGTGGGAGTGTTCGGCAACGACTACGATACGCCGGACGGCACGGGCGTGCGAGATTATATTCACGTAGTCGATCTTGCAAAAGGACACGTCGCGGCAATAGATAAAACGGTTAAGTCGGGCGTATACACGTACAATCTCGGCACGGGTATAGGCTACTCGGTGTTAGACGTGATCCACGCCTTTAATAAGGCTTGCGGCAAAGAACTGCCTTATTCGATCAAGCCGCGCCGACCGGGCGACATAGCGGCGTGCTATGCCGACGCAAGCAAGGCAAAGCGTGAGCTCGGCTGGGAAGCAAAACTCGGTATAGACGAAATGTGCGCGTCGTTATGGAATTGGCAACAGAAGAACCCCAAGGGCTACAAAGAGTAATAATTTGTTGGACACTAACTATGAAAAGGCAATTTTACGATAAAATCAATGATCGCGCAGTCTACTTATATACAATAGGCAACGGAGCTATAGAAGTAGATATTTGCGAGGTCGGTGCGCGGATAAATGCACTCAGAGTAAACGGTGTAGATATTGCGCTCGGATTTAACTGTATTGCCGACTATATAAAGAGCGGCACATACGCCGGTGCGACTATAGGCAGAGTGGCTAACAGAATAGCAAGA encodes the following:
- the galE gene encoding UDP-glucose 4-epimerase GalE, whose product is MMKILVTGGAGYIGSHTCVELLNKGYEVVVIDNLDNSSPKSIERVKKITGKNISMYEGDVRDATLLARIFTEHKIDWVIHFAGLKAVGESCAKPIEYYNNNLYGTLVLTDTMRKHGCKKIVFSSSATVYGDPEVLPLNEECKTGGTTNPYGTSKYFQEIMLNDIYKSDNEWTIVLLRYFNPVGAHESGLIGEDPQGIPNNLTPYIAKVAIGELKEVGVFGNDYDTPDGTGVRDYIHVVDLAKGHVAAIDKTVKSGVYTYNLGTGIGYSVLDVIHAFNKACGKELPYSIKPRRPGDIAACYADASKAKRELGWEAKLGIDEMCASLWNWQQKNPKGYKE